A genome region from endosymbiont of Acanthamoeba sp. UWC8 includes the following:
- a CDS encoding HU family DNA-binding protein codes for MDKILYKKDVVTWLKRFNRDLPLFKLEEIANIFFQEISVALICGDRIELRGFGSMLVKKRAAKVGRNPRTNQQLEVGNKGSLQFRPSKELLKKLNTLKKPANFA; via the coding sequence ATGGATAAGATCTTATATAAAAAAGATGTAGTTACATGGTTAAAAAGGTTTAATAGAGATTTACCTTTATTTAAATTAGAAGAAATAGCAAATATATTTTTTCAAGAAATCTCTGTAGCATTAATATGCGGTGACAGAATTGAATTAAGAGGATTCGGCTCTATGTTGGTAAAGAAAAGGGCAGCTAAAGTCGGAAGGAACCCTAGAACTAATCAGCAATTAGAGGTCGGGAATAAAGGCTCATTACAATTTAGACCCAGCAAGGAACTTTTAAAAAAACTTAATACCCTAAAAAAACCGGCTAATTTTGCTTAG
- a CDS encoding CADD family putative folate metabolism protein, with protein sequence MHMINLLNQELDKIHLLKHPFYQAWSEGKLSVEVLGEYAKQYYNQVKNFPRYISKIHSECDDITSRQVLLGNLIEEEKGDENHPELWLRFAEGLGVERSDVENAELKQETRDLVDGFFKLAGESYAKGLGALYSYERQVPEVAKSKIEGLEKFYGITGEQALKFFNVHISADEWHSEECASLIEKLSPEKQEEAKKGALEGAKLLWQFLDGMVKHC encoded by the coding sequence ATTCATATGATTAACTTACTAAATCAAGAGTTGGATAAAATACATCTTTTAAAACATCCTTTCTATCAGGCATGGAGTGAAGGTAAGCTTTCTGTAGAAGTCTTGGGGGAATATGCAAAGCAGTATTATAACCAAGTTAAAAACTTCCCACGATACATAAGTAAAATTCATTCTGAATGTGATGATATAACTTCCAGGCAAGTGTTGCTCGGTAATTTAATTGAAGAAGAGAAGGGGGATGAAAATCATCCGGAGTTATGGCTTAGGTTTGCGGAAGGTTTAGGCGTTGAGCGCAGCGATGTGGAAAATGCCGAGTTAAAACAAGAGACGAGGGATTTAGTTGACGGGTTTTTTAAATTAGCTGGTGAATCTTATGCTAAAGGGCTCGGGGCTTTATATTCTTATGAAAGACAAGTGCCAGAAGTTGCTAAATCAAAAATTGAAGGCTTAGAGAAATTTTACGGTATCACAGGAGAACAAGCCTTGAAATTTTTTAATGTCCATATTTCAGCTGATGAATGGCACTCGGAAGAATGTGCAAGCTTGATTGAGAAATTATCTCCTGAAAAACAGGAAGAAGCTAAGAAAGGTGCGTTAGAAGGAGCTAAATTATTATGGCAATTCCTTGATGGTATGGTCAAGCACTGTTAA
- a CDS encoding RMD1 family protein, producing the protein MRCAYYCCGESYDLHKISEFFTNQGYITKLHEPEVLYVKLVFPDNMTHDIFIFSYGCITLWGLDFSRERQVITSISPFLSEPSSSLIVDSCKYQVSDEETFIDEESDLISLETDDPYIKLSLSYGLSQASKLVQFENSLDRTIDSTKHIPNEIIKTGKISLSRKTLSIKIGQLFAERNSINLHSTILDTPEFFWRRPKYQPYYDMAVEFMDIHTRIEILNKRLNVVHELYEIMSNELKYIHTSRLELIIIYLILIEVLIAVFRDLLGGLN; encoded by the coding sequence ATGCGATGCGCTTATTACTGCTGCGGGGAATCCTATGATTTACATAAAATTTCCGAGTTCTTTACCAACCAAGGATATATAACAAAATTACATGAGCCTGAAGTGCTGTATGTAAAATTAGTTTTTCCGGATAATATGACTCACGATATTTTTATCTTCAGTTATGGTTGTATAACTTTATGGGGCTTGGATTTTTCCCGTGAACGTCAAGTTATCACCAGTATTTCTCCTTTTTTATCAGAGCCCTCAAGCTCTCTTATCGTTGATTCCTGCAAATACCAAGTTTCCGATGAAGAAACCTTTATTGATGAAGAATCCGACTTAATTAGCTTAGAAACTGATGACCCTTATATAAAACTTTCACTTTCCTATGGTTTGTCCCAGGCTTCAAAACTTGTACAGTTTGAAAACTCCTTAGATAGAACCATTGATTCTACCAAGCATATACCAAATGAAATTATAAAAACCGGTAAAATATCTTTATCCAGAAAAACCTTATCAATAAAAATAGGTCAGCTTTTTGCCGAGCGTAATTCTATAAATTTACACAGCACAATTCTTGATACCCCCGAGTTTTTTTGGAGAAGACCTAAATATCAGCCTTATTATGATATGGCTGTTGAATTTATGGATATTCATACTCGTATTGAAATACTTAATAAAAGGCTTAATGTAGTCCATGAACTATATGAGATTATGTCTAACGAACTTAAATATATACATACATCTCGCCTTGAACTGATAATTATATACTTAATTTTAATTGAGGTGTTGATTGCAGTATTTAGGGACTTACTCGGTGGGTTAAATTAA
- a CDS encoding NADH-quinone oxidoreductase subunit D, protein MEAKQTKIEKRNISINFGPQHPAAHGVLRLILEMDGEVVERADPHIGLLHRGTEKLIEHKSYLQALPYFDRLDYVSPMAQEHCFALAVEKLLGCEIPIRAKYIRVAFCEITRILNHLLNIPALALDVGAMTPLLWMFEEREKMMEFYERASGARLHAAYIRPGGVAKDIDDKLVEDILAFLETFPKALDDMEGLLTENRIFKQRLVDIGVVSVKEALDLGFSGPMLRASGVPWDLRKAQPYEIYGELEFDIPVGKHGDCYDRYLVRMEEIRQSIRIIKQCLTNLPKGAVQTLDRKIAPPSRAEMKDSMEALIHHFKLYTEGYHVPEGETYTAVEAPKGEFGVYLVADGTNKPYRCHIKAPGFAHLQALDYISQGHMLADMVAILGSMDIVFGEIDR, encoded by the coding sequence ATGGAAGCAAAGCAAACTAAAATTGAAAAAAGAAATATTTCAATAAATTTCGGCCCTCAGCACCCTGCTGCCCATGGAGTATTAAGATTAATACTTGAAATGGACGGTGAAGTAGTTGAGCGTGCCGATCCTCATATCGGGTTACTTCATAGAGGGACGGAAAAATTAATTGAACATAAAAGTTATTTACAGGCTTTACCTTATTTTGATAGGTTAGATTATGTTTCGCCGATGGCGCAGGAACATTGCTTTGCATTAGCGGTCGAAAAATTACTGGGATGTGAGATACCGATTCGAGCTAAATACATAAGGGTTGCGTTTTGCGAGATCACCAGAATTTTAAATCATTTACTGAATATCCCGGCTCTTGCCCTTGATGTAGGAGCTATGACTCCACTTCTTTGGATGTTTGAAGAGCGTGAAAAGATGATGGAATTTTATGAACGTGCCAGCGGTGCAAGGCTCCATGCCGCTTATATCAGGCCTGGCGGTGTTGCGAAAGATATAGATGATAAATTAGTTGAAGATATTTTAGCATTCCTTGAAACCTTTCCTAAAGCTTTAGATGATATGGAAGGATTGCTTACCGAAAACCGTATATTTAAACAAAGGTTGGTTGATATTGGGGTAGTAAGTGTGAAAGAAGCCCTGGACTTAGGCTTTTCCGGCCCTATGCTGAGAGCATCCGGGGTTCCGTGGGATTTAAGAAAAGCACAGCCATATGAAATTTACGGAGAACTTGAATTTGATATCCCGGTCGGCAAACATGGTGATTGTTATGATAGATACCTGGTCAGAATGGAAGAAATCAGGCAATCGATCAGGATTATAAAACAGTGTTTAACTAACCTGCCGAAGGGAGCCGTGCAAACCCTTGACCGCAAGATAGCTCCGCCTTCGCGTGCTGAAATGAAGGATTCAATGGAAGCTTTAATCCACCATTTTAAACTTTATACTGAAGGCTATCATGTTCCTGAAGGTGAAACCTATACTGCAGTTGAAGCACCTAAAGGAGAATTCGGAGTTTATTTGGTAGCTGACGGTACTAATAAACCTTACAGATGCCATATTAAAGCACCCGGATTTGCTCACCTTCAAGCTTTAGATTATATTAGCCAAGGGCATATGCTTGCAGATATGGTTGCAATTTTAGGCAGTATGGATATTGTATTCGGTGAAATTGATAGGTAA
- the nuoE gene encoding NADH-quinone oxidoreductase subunit NuoE, with protein MSSMFKEIEFEQPNFFEFTKENLKLANKIADKYPKNQQRSAIMPLLYLVQKQHNNWIPKVAMDYIASLLDIPAMQVYEVASFYTMYNKQPVGKHLVQICKTTPCWLRGSDEIIEACKTKLGIDIGETTNDGKFTLVEVECLGACVNAPMVQINDDYYEDLTPELMTKVLNELEKGNKPSIGSQTGRQCSSPKE; from the coding sequence ATGTCTTCGATGTTTAAAGAAATAGAATTTGAGCAGCCAAATTTTTTTGAATTTACCAAAGAGAATTTAAAGCTTGCTAATAAAATAGCTGATAAATATCCTAAAAACCAACAAAGAAGTGCTATTATGCCTCTTCTTTATTTAGTGCAAAAACAGCACAACAATTGGATTCCTAAAGTTGCAATGGATTATATTGCAAGCCTTCTTGATATCCCGGCTATGCAGGTATATGAGGTTGCAAGTTTCTACACTATGTATAACAAACAGCCAGTCGGTAAGCATTTGGTGCAGATATGTAAAACCACTCCTTGCTGGCTTAGAGGCTCGGATGAAATTATCGAGGCTTGTAAAACAAAGCTTGGGATCGATATCGGAGAAACTACTAACGACGGCAAATTTACTCTCGTAGAAGTCGAATGCTTAGGAGCATGCGTGAACGCACCTATGGTGCAAATTAACGATGATTACTATGAAGATCTTACTCCTGAGCTTATGACTAAAGTTCTTAATGAACTTGAAAAAGGAAATAAACCGAGTATAGGTTCGCAAACCGGAAGGCAGTGCTCCTCTCCTAAGGAATAA
- the dprA gene encoding DNA-processing protein DprA — MITQAQLSDLQFRLDWIRLIRSTNVGSRTFWDLIKIYGNPSIALEEIPKLAKKGGGKKEIIIPSKSAIKEEIALTESFGAKIITAYDEIYPSLLKQIYDAPPVITVKGNVDLLKMEKQVAIVGSRNASSNGCSFAKNIARELGDNGYIIVSGLAKGIDYYAHQGSLDSGTIGVIAGGINNIYPGENTKLFNLLYERGLVITEFAFGTSPIAKHFPQRNRIISGLSLGVIVVEAALKSGTLITSRFAIEQGREVFAVPGSPLDMRCQGTNNLIKQGAYLLENYNDVIEVLEMRKPMFQTSLFDSSSNFITPSHTHKEVSEKELEMWRKAVQGKLSYTPCSIEELTKQIKIPLPLLNRIIVEMELAGKAERLYGNKVVLLHD, encoded by the coding sequence ATGATAACACAAGCACAACTCTCGGATTTGCAGTTTAGATTAGACTGGATTCGCCTGATTAGAAGTACCAATGTTGGTTCCAGAACTTTTTGGGACTTAATAAAGATTTACGGTAACCCAAGCATTGCATTGGAGGAAATCCCTAAGTTGGCCAAGAAAGGGGGTGGAAAAAAAGAAATTATTATTCCGTCTAAATCTGCAATAAAAGAAGAAATCGCGCTTACCGAAAGCTTTGGAGCTAAAATTATTACTGCATATGATGAGATATATCCTAGCTTGTTAAAACAGATTTATGATGCACCCCCGGTGATTACGGTAAAAGGAAATGTTGATCTGTTAAAAATGGAAAAACAGGTTGCAATAGTGGGTTCAAGAAATGCTTCTTCAAACGGGTGCAGTTTTGCAAAAAATATAGCAAGAGAGCTAGGTGATAACGGGTATATAATTGTTTCAGGATTAGCTAAAGGTATAGATTATTATGCTCATCAGGGAAGTTTAGATTCCGGCACCATCGGGGTAATAGCCGGTGGTATAAATAATATCTACCCCGGGGAAAATACTAAACTATTTAATCTTTTGTATGAAAGAGGTCTGGTAATCACCGAATTTGCTTTCGGTACTTCTCCGATTGCGAAGCATTTTCCTCAGCGCAACAGAATAATTTCAGGGCTTTCTTTAGGTGTGATTGTAGTCGAAGCTGCTTTAAAATCCGGCACACTTATAACTTCAAGGTTTGCAATAGAGCAGGGCAGAGAAGTGTTTGCCGTACCCGGCTCTCCGCTTGATATGAGGTGCCAGGGAACTAATAACCTGATTAAGCAAGGTGCATATTTGCTTGAGAACTATAATGACGTAATAGAAGTGCTCGAAATGAGGAAACCTATGTTTCAAACCTCATTATTTGATAGTTCAAGTAACTTTATTACTCCCTCTCATACCCATAAAGAAGTAAGTGAAAAGGAATTGGAAATGTGGCGGAAAGCAGTGCAAGGAAAGTTGTCATATACTCCGTGTTCAATCGAAGAATTAACCAAACAGATAAAAATTCCGTTGCCTCTGTTAAACAGAATTATAGTTGAAATGGAACTTGCAGGCAAAGCTGAAAGGCTATACGGAAATAAAGTAGTGTTGCTTCATGATTGA
- a CDS encoding DNA polymerase III subunit gamma/tau, translating to MQDIFFSEEELIPKEYLALARKYRPKTFDDMIGQPVLVQTLTNAISSKRIPHAIILTGIRGVGKTTSARIIARALNCIGKDGKGSETAQPCGVCDSCVAISGDRHQDVIEIDAASNTGVNDIREIIENAKYKPLSARYKIYIIDEVHMLSNSAFNALLKTLEEPPAHVKFVFATTEIRKIPITILSRCQRFDLKRIDIAELTRHYENILAKEGFKGDKAALSLIANAAQGSVRDGLSMLDQALSLSGGAVDEQSVRRMLGLADLNLVFKLFDNLINGNTLEIINNLKELYDIGADPSLVIQDLLEITHGVTKTKVADLKNIFNFPEFEWSKYSYYADKLSIPFLSRCWQTLLKGLEEMKSSLFPFSNLEMILIRIAYMSQLPTPEELIRSGTTITTIEDTDNPNEVAQKTAVTSFEDMTRLCLERKEMLIYHHLISDLRIAEFSPPNIKVKLLEHAPKSFPLTLQNFLNEHTGQKWSVNITDGECSNPTINEIGQEKERNLKEKIVNSDLVQDILNTFTETEILDIKTTKSF from the coding sequence ATGCAAGACATTTTTTTCAGCGAGGAAGAATTAATTCCTAAAGAATACCTGGCATTGGCTAGGAAATATCGCCCAAAGACTTTTGATGATATGATCGGGCAACCTGTATTAGTGCAAACATTAACTAATGCAATCAGTTCAAAAAGGATACCGCATGCAATCATCTTAACCGGAATTAGAGGGGTAGGTAAAACTACTTCAGCCAGAATAATCGCACGTGCGCTTAATTGCATAGGAAAAGACGGTAAGGGAAGTGAAACTGCACAACCTTGCGGAGTATGTGACAGTTGTGTAGCGATTTCAGGCGATAGACATCAAGACGTAATTGAAATTGATGCGGCGAGCAATACGGGAGTAAATGATATTCGTGAGATCATTGAAAATGCAAAATATAAACCTCTCTCGGCCAGATATAAAATTTATATTATCGATGAAGTTCATATGCTTTCAAACAGTGCATTTAATGCCTTGCTTAAAACATTGGAAGAGCCCCCTGCACATGTAAAATTTGTTTTCGCAACTACGGAAATCCGTAAAATCCCCATTACTATTTTATCAAGATGCCAACGTTTCGATTTAAAAAGAATTGATATTGCAGAGCTCACCCGACATTATGAAAACATTTTAGCTAAAGAAGGTTTCAAGGGGGATAAAGCTGCCCTTTCTTTAATTGCCAATGCTGCCCAAGGCTCGGTAAGAGACGGGCTATCAATGCTTGATCAAGCGCTCTCTTTAAGCGGCGGCGCGGTTGATGAGCAAAGTGTGCGCAGAATGCTGGGGCTTGCGGATTTAAATTTAGTTTTTAAGTTATTTGATAATCTGATCAACGGCAATACTTTAGAGATAATTAATAATTTAAAAGAATTATATGATATTGGTGCTGACCCAAGCTTAGTTATTCAAGATTTACTGGAAATAACTCATGGTGTTACAAAAACAAAAGTTGCCGACCTTAAAAATATATTTAATTTTCCGGAATTTGAGTGGAGCAAATATTCTTACTATGCAGATAAGCTCTCAATACCTTTTCTATCAAGGTGTTGGCAAACACTTCTAAAAGGTTTGGAAGAAATGAAAAGCTCGCTCTTTCCCTTTTCTAATTTGGAAATGATATTAATTAGAATTGCATATATGAGTCAGCTGCCTACCCCGGAAGAATTAATAAGAAGCGGGACTACTATAACAACTATAGAAGATACTGATAATCCCAATGAAGTAGCGCAAAAAACCGCCGTTACAAGCTTTGAGGATATGACCAGGTTATGTTTAGAACGAAAGGAGATGTTAATCTATCACCACCTTATTAGTGATTTAAGAATAGCGGAATTTTCTCCGCCCAACATTAAAGTTAAATTATTAGAACATGCACCGAAAAGCTTCCCGCTTACTTTACAAAATTTTTTAAATGAACACACCGGGCAAAAGTGGTCAGTCAATATTACTGATGGGGAATGCTCTAATCCTACTATTAATGAAATTGGGCAAGAAAAGGAAAGGAATCTAAAAGAGAAAATTGTAAATAGTGATTTAGTACAAGACATATTAAACACCTTTACAGAAACGGAAATTCTTGATATCAAAACAACAAAAAGCTTTTAA
- a CDS encoding YbaB/EbfC family nucleoid-associated protein produces the protein MNIQQMMTQAKTLQKKMQDMQAKLDTQEVTGAAGGGMVQVTTTCKGEVKKINIDKSLLVPEEGEVLEDLIIAAFNNAKQNADTKASDEMKSLGISPDLMKFSL, from the coding sequence ATGAATATTCAGCAGATGATGACACAAGCTAAAACCCTTCAGAAAAAAATGCAGGACATGCAGGCAAAGCTTGATACCCAGGAAGTTACAGGGGCTGCCGGCGGCGGCATGGTGCAAGTGACCACTACCTGTAAAGGTGAAGTTAAAAAAATTAATATTGATAAAAGCTTATTGGTTCCTGAAGAAGGGGAAGTATTGGAAGATTTGATTATTGCTGCTTTTAATAATGCTAAACAAAATGCGGATACTAAAGCAAGCGACGAAATGAAAAGTTTAGGAATTTCTCCCGATCTAATGAAATTTTCCCTCTAA
- a CDS encoding lysophospholipid acyltransferase family protein yields MFLKKLKKSKIIAILANYIIRLYISIIFSTCRFIKKEDPESKNILKNHQFIFSIWHSRILIFPKLNLPKVTAVVSAHGDGEFIANLLKSYGHKTTRGSSRREGVSAMRGLLKTLKEEKRSICITPDGPKGPRHKINGSITALAAKLKLPVIPLCFSASSAIVLNTWDRFIIPLPFSKIYIEFGKPIYFETEADNNDEILAEKMFHQMITLDKKASLKVDY; encoded by the coding sequence GTGTTTTTAAAAAAACTTAAGAAAAGTAAAATTATAGCAATATTGGCTAATTATATAATCAGGCTATATATCAGTATAATTTTCTCTACTTGTAGATTTATCAAAAAAGAAGATCCTGAGTCTAAGAACATACTAAAGAACCATCAGTTTATCTTTTCAATTTGGCATAGTAGAATCCTTATTTTCCCTAAACTCAATTTACCTAAAGTGACGGCAGTGGTTTCTGCGCATGGTGATGGGGAGTTTATAGCTAATTTACTTAAGTCTTACGGGCATAAAACTACGCGAGGTTCTTCCAGAAGAGAAGGAGTTAGCGCAATGAGAGGGCTACTAAAAACCTTAAAAGAAGAAAAGCGGAGTATTTGTATCACTCCGGATGGTCCAAAAGGCCCTCGTCATAAAATTAACGGTAGCATTACCGCACTTGCTGCGAAACTAAAATTACCTGTTATTCCTTTATGTTTTTCCGCTTCTTCGGCAATAGTACTTAATACTTGGGATAGATTTATAATTCCATTACCTTTCTCTAAAATTTATATCGAATTCGGAAAGCCTATTTACTTTGAAACCGAAGCGGATAACAATGATGAAATATTAGCTGAAAAAATGTTTCACCAGATGATTACTTTAGATAAAAAAGCTTCTCTTAAGGTTGATTACTAA
- a CDS encoding 3-deoxy-D-manno-octulosonic acid transferase, with protein MLLYIYKALSVILTPLLWCIIQYRILKKKEDPKRYKEKFGKASLKKDNKVIWFHVASVGEMKALTPILEKFSELDYQLLITSGTLTSAKIFGTIKIKNIIHQFAPLDSPLFIKRFLDYWQPQLGIFVESEIWPNLIIESSKRFKLALINANMSDKSFQIWSKIPSIAKLIFSKFSYIAACSLSSHNKLKLFSNNVADEITNLKYYASPLAYDEALLKHLQNIYLGKKILLCASTHENEEELILNVYNKIKKEIPDICLIIIPRHPNRGEEVYKLACKISKDVALKALKPNITQSPDIYIIDTLGELGVFYRLTKLVFVGASLVKLGGHNIIEPAHLNCCILTGKHYPNFSDVMQEFKNAEAVIEVQDNQELALRIIFLFKNESEIERYADNAYKLVNKERGLIDRIYNNLTYLLER; from the coding sequence ATGCTGCTGTATATTTACAAAGCTCTATCCGTAATACTTACTCCATTATTATGGTGTATTATACAATATCGCATTTTAAAAAAGAAGGAAGATCCTAAGCGTTATAAAGAAAAATTTGGTAAAGCAAGTTTAAAAAAAGATAACAAAGTTATATGGTTTCATGTTGCAAGTGTAGGCGAGATGAAAGCATTAACACCCATATTGGAAAAGTTTTCCGAATTAGATTATCAGTTGCTGATTACTTCAGGCACTTTAACTTCGGCAAAAATATTCGGAACGATAAAAATTAAAAATATTATTCATCAATTTGCACCTCTTGATTCCCCTTTATTCATAAAAAGATTCTTGGATTATTGGCAGCCACAACTTGGTATTTTTGTTGAATCAGAAATATGGCCGAATTTAATTATAGAGTCTTCCAAGCGCTTTAAACTTGCCCTTATAAATGCAAATATGTCTGATAAATCATTTCAAATATGGAGCAAAATCCCAAGTATTGCAAAGCTTATATTCAGTAAGTTTTCCTATATTGCTGCGTGTTCCCTAAGCTCACATAATAAACTAAAATTATTTTCTAATAATGTAGCAGATGAGATAACTAATTTAAAATATTATGCATCACCCCTTGCATATGATGAAGCCTTATTAAAGCATTTACAAAATATTTATCTTGGAAAAAAGATTTTGTTATGCGCAAGCACCCATGAAAACGAGGAAGAATTAATATTAAATGTTTATAATAAAATAAAGAAGGAGATACCTGATATTTGCTTAATTATTATTCCCAGGCACCCTAACCGTGGCGAGGAAGTTTATAAGCTTGCATGCAAAATATCAAAAGATGTCGCTTTAAAAGCTCTTAAGCCGAACATAACTCAATCTCCCGATATCTACATTATAGATACTCTCGGAGAACTCGGGGTTTTCTATCGCTTAACAAAATTAGTATTTGTCGGAGCATCATTGGTTAAATTGGGCGGACATAATATTATTGAGCCGGCGCACTTAAATTGTTGTATTCTCACGGGTAAACATTACCCTAATTTTTCCGATGTTATGCAGGAATTTAAAAATGCGGAGGCAGTTATTGAAGTTCAAGATAACCAAGAACTAGCTTTAAGAATAATATTCTTATTTAAAAATGAAAGCGAAATAGAACGTTATGCGGATAATGCTTATAAGTTAGTAAATAAAGAACGAGGGCTAATAGATAGAATATATAATAACCTTACATATCTACTTGAAAGATGA
- the lpxK gene encoding tetraacyldisaccharide 4'-kinase → MKNLNRPRFWQQFNWLTLCLLPLSFIYRFIVYVKYIISKPNKMNIPVICVGNIVVGGAGKTPTVIAIAEFLQSTGKKVAIISRGYKGSLSTNKEATLVQDHSAYEVGDEALVLSKIASVYINRDRFLAALRAQRDGAEVIIMDDGLQNYTLEKDFSILVIDSNYGLGNHQLLPAGALRESLSLALKKADCIVYTGDGKTNIINTKLPTFTAKTIVKNSERLQDKIFIALCGIASPEKFFTTLKSLNITCAEKFIFGDHHNYSREEIEVIVGLANKLNLEIITTSKDIVKIPLTYHTFIEVVEIEYIFPNEFYNLISKATNKTD, encoded by the coding sequence ATGAAAAACTTAAATAGACCGAGATTTTGGCAGCAATTTAATTGGCTTACCTTGTGTTTACTGCCGTTATCTTTTATTTACCGTTTTATTGTTTATGTGAAATACATAATTTCTAAGCCAAACAAAATGAACATACCGGTTATCTGTGTAGGTAATATTGTAGTAGGAGGTGCAGGTAAAACTCCGACCGTAATTGCCATAGCTGAATTTTTACAAAGTACAGGCAAAAAGGTTGCTATCATTTCAAGAGGATATAAAGGCTCTTTAAGTACAAATAAGGAGGCAACATTAGTTCAGGATCATTCCGCATATGAAGTCGGAGATGAAGCTTTGGTGTTATCAAAAATTGCATCCGTTTATATAAATAGAGATCGATTCCTTGCTGCATTGCGGGCACAGAGAGATGGAGCGGAAGTAATTATTATGGATGATGGGCTACAAAATTATACTTTGGAAAAAGATTTTTCTATTTTAGTAATTGATAGTAATTACGGCTTAGGTAATCATCAATTATTACCGGCCGGAGCTTTAAGGGAAAGTTTAAGCCTAGCTTTAAAAAAAGCTGATTGTATAGTTTATACAGGGGATGGCAAAACAAATATAATAAATACTAAACTCCCCACCTTCACTGCTAAAACCATAGTTAAAAATTCAGAACGATTACAAGATAAAATTTTCATAGCTTTGTGCGGGATTGCTTCACCCGAAAAGTTTTTTACTACTCTTAAATCTTTAAATATTACTTGCGCTGAAAAGTTTATTTTCGGTGATCATCATAATTATAGTAGAGAAGAAATCGAGGTTATAGTCGGCCTAGCTAATAAGCTTAATTTAGAGATAATTACTACTTCTAAAGATATAGTTAAAATTCCGCTTACATATCATACATTTATTGAGGTGGTAGAAATTGAATATATATTTCCAAATGAATTTTATAATCTGATTTCTAAGGCAACTAACAAAACTGACTAG
- the nuoI gene encoding NADH-quinone oxidoreductase subunit NuoI — protein sequence MEAVKFFFKSFFLTEIFKGLYITLTYMFKKKVTLSYPYEKGYLSSRFRGEHALRRYPNGEERCIACKLCEAICPALAITIEAEEREDHSRRTTRYDIDMTKCIYCGLCQEACPVDAIVEGPNFEFSTETHEELLYNKDKLINNGEKWEQAIAHNIEKEARFK from the coding sequence ATGGAAGCTGTTAAGTTTTTCTTTAAATCATTTTTTCTAACCGAGATATTTAAAGGCCTTTACATAACTCTTACTTATATGTTTAAAAAAAAGGTAACCTTAAGTTATCCTTATGAGAAAGGATACTTAAGTTCCAGATTTAGGGGAGAGCATGCTTTAAGAAGATATCCGAACGGGGAAGAGCGTTGCATTGCCTGTAAGCTTTGTGAGGCGATTTGTCCGGCACTTGCAATTACCATAGAAGCCGAGGAAAGAGAAGATCATAGCAGACGTACTACCCGTTATGATATTGATATGACTAAATGTATCTATTGTGGTTTATGCCAAGAAGCTTGCCCGGTTGATGCCATTGTTGAAGGACCGAACTTTGAGTTTTCTACCGAGACTCATGAAGAGCTTTTATACAATAAAGATAAGCTTATAAATAACGGTGAAAAATGGGAGCAGGCTATCGCTCATAATATTGAGAAGGAAGCCCGATTTAAGTGA